From the genome of Peptoniphilus sp. ING2-D1G:
TTCTTCCTCTGTCATGTAATCTGTTGTGGAACATTGTGATGCAAAGAAGAATCCTGCAACTCCGTATTTTTTATTTAAATTTACAAATTCAATAGTTGTTTTTGTTATTTCTTCAAGAGCATGATGAACATATTCCGGATTTGATCTTAAGTCATCAAAAATTCTCATTCCAGCAAGTTTTTTAGCAGTTGTAAGAGGACTGAAGATGGTTTGGACATAAGGTATTTCTTCACCCTTGAGTTGTTTTTGAAGTTCCTTTGTAAATTGAAGTTGTTTTCCATGTTCTCCGAAATATCCCGGAACCGCTTCTAATTCCTTCCAATCTTCAACGTTATCTATTGCGAATTTTCTTTCAAATACAGGTTGTGTCTCTGTGCAATAGTAAGTACAACTAAGTCCAAAGTCATGAGCTCCATAATTTCCGTAAGGCATCATCTTGATGAAATCCAAATCATATAAACGTGCATATTCGATAGTTTTTTCTGCAAGAGCTACCGCATCTTGATCCACCTCAGGCATGTGAAACCAAATACTGAAGGGTATTCTGTCAACTTTTTCTTTGTTAATAGCTGCTAAAACTCTTTCTTTTTTAGTCATTTTATTCATATATTACTCTCCTTTAAATAAAAATGAAACAACATACATATCTAAGATTTTTTAAATATCTTCTTAATATCTTCCCAGAAGGGAGATACCAGGAATACTATATTTATAGTCAACAATAACAAGGGTATGGGTTTTAACAATGCAGTCCATATATCCGCGCCATAAAGGGAAAGTGCTCTTCTTAAATTTATTTCCGAAGTCTTTCCCAGTACAAAGGCAAGTACAAAGGGTGCCATTGAGAAATTAGCCTTTATCATATAAAATCCGATAAATCCGAAGAACAATATCAGAAATATATCAAATATCAAATTTCTGTAAGTAAAGGCTCCCAGTACACAGAAAGTTCCAACTACAGGTATTAAAACGCTTTTTGGAATAATAGTCACTCTTGCATATAATGGTGCTCCGAACAGACCGATAATCAAAATAAAAATATTTGAAAGCAACAGACCGAAAATCAGTCCGTAAGCTACATCGGCACTTGCAGTGAACAGTTGTAATCCCGGAGCAAGCCCGTGAATTAAAAGTCCTCCCAAGAACAAAGCTGATGTACCGTTGCCCGGTATTCCAAGAGTCAGCAGCGGTACTAAGGATCCTCCTACTACTGCATTGTTTGCAGCTGATACGCAAGCAAGTCCTCTTTCATTTCCTTTTCCGAAGGTTTCGGGATGCGGATCCATTTTTTTTGTAATATTGTAACTGATTCCGGCTGCTACAGTTGTACCTGCAGCAGGAATAATTCCAACTATAGTTCCTATTATTGCAGACCTGATATTTGTTCCCAATATGTGCAGATGATCCTTTGCAGACAGGAAAGGACTTCCCTTCATGCTTGAGTTATCTATGGCTATTGATTCTTGTTCTTCCGAAACCATTATCAATACTTGAGATACTGCAAAAAGTCCAAGTACTACAGGCAGTAATGGGAGTTCGTCGTATATCTCATGTATTCCGAAGTTAAGTCTGCTCTTGCCTGTGACTCCATCATATCCAACTACGGAACACAAAAGTCCAAGAGCTGCACTGGCAAGTCCCTTAAGCATGTTTTCTTTAGATAAACCTACTATGATTACTATACCCATCATAGTAGTTAAAAATAACTCCACAGGTCCAAATTTAATTGCAATTTGCGCAAGAGGCGGAGCTATGAACAAAAGAGCCAAACCTCCGGTAATTCCTCCGATAAAAGCACTGAATGTAGTTACTCCAATAGCTTTTAGACCTTCTCCTCTAACAGTCATCGGATATCCGTCTATTGTCATAAAAAGCGAGTCGTCGGTTCCGGGCGTATTTATAAGTACGGCGGTGATATTTCCTCCGAAGGAAGCATTTACATATATTGCCGCAAGGGTAATAAGACCTGTTACAGGTTCAAGTCCGAAAGTAACGGGTAAAAATATTGCTATACCGGTTGTAGCTGACATACCGGGAAGTGCTCCAAGTATTGAACCCACTACAGAACCTATTGTCAACCACAATAAATTGTCAAATGTGAATATTTGTAAAGCGTAGCCTAAAAAATCCATTCTCACCCCTCCTTAAATCAGTATTCCGCTCGGTATATTGAGCTTTAATAAAACTTCAAAGAATAAATACACTGCAATAGGTGTAAATATTGCGACACCCAGCATTACCTTTTTATTTCTTTGACCTAATGCATACATTGATCCAAGCAGGTATATCGGCGTGGAAACATAAAAGCCAAAAAAGCTTATCAATATTACGTATACAAGTAATAAAGCTCCGAATTTAACAGATTTCAAGGTTCCGCTAAAATCAAAGGTTTCATTCTTTCTGGGCCCGAATATGGAACTAAGCAATAAAATAGTAGCCAATACAATTGCAATTCCTGAAACTATATAGGGGAAAAATTTCGAATCCATATCGGGAATTTTGCCTGCCTCAAAAATAAATACAATTGCCCAAACATAAAGAAGAATAACCGATATAAAATTATAATTAAATTGTTTTTTGGAATTTTCAGTTTTATTTTCTTTTGATTCCATTTATACTCTCCTTAATTTTTTAAAAAGGGGAGACAAGCTCCCCCTTTTACTAAATAATTATTGCCAAGGTTCATCTGCCCATAGTTTAGTAAGCATGTCATAAAATTCTCCAAAGGATGCTTTTACTTCTTCTCCTGTTAAAGAATCTGTGGGAGCTTGCATTTCTTCAGCTTGTTTTTTTACTTCAGGGTCATTGGCTGCAGCAACTAAACAGTTTTCCAAATATTGTCTGATTGGTTCAGGCATATCCTTAGGTCCTGATACCGCTCTTGTATTTAATTGAATTACATCATATCCGCTTTCTTTATATGTCGGTACATCGGGCATAAATTCCGATCTTTCATTGTTACCTGTCGCCAACACTTTTATTTGACCGTTATCGACAAAGGTTGTAGTGTCTGTGATGTTCAAGCAAAATGCATCAACATGTCCTCCAATTACACCTGCCATTACATCTGCTCCCCCGTTAAAGGCTGTAGTATTGAACTTTGCTCCGGAAGCTTTTTCAATAAGTTTTACTGTAAGTCCTTCCGATCCTATTACAGATGTAACTCCGAGCGAAATTTTTCCGGGATTTGCTTTAGCGTCATTTACTAAATCTTCAAGGGTGTTGTATTTAGAATCAGCAGCTACTCCGATAGCTCCCGGGTCGCTCATTAAACTGAATATATATGCGTATTTATCAAATCCGAAGTCTACATCATTTGCTTCTGCAACGCTTGGAATTAACATGGCTGTAGGTGTAAATCCTATTGTATATCCGTCGGGTTTAGCGTTTGCAAGTGCATTCCATTGAATTCTTCCACTCGCCCCCTCTTGATAGTTAACTATCATGCCATGTTTCCAGCCTTCCATTTCTTTAATTTTGTCAAACAAGATTCTTATATAAGCATCTTGAACTGATCCCGGTGAGAATCCGTAAAGATATTGTATTTCCTTGTTTGGATAATCTTCAGGTACTCCCTCAGGTCTTACGATTCCACTTGCTGATGTAGTTTCACCGGCAACTTCTGTTTCTTCAGTGTTGGTAGCTTCTGCAGTATTTTCTGTTGCGTTGTTTGCAGGCTCTTCCGCTTTATCTTTTCCTCCGCATGCTGTCAATGTAAAAAGTAAAATAAGTGATAATACAGTAACCAACAAGTTTCTTTTGTTAAACATATTGTTCCTCCTTAAAAGTAAATCATTGAATAATTTAACTAATTATACCACAAAAACATATTTTTAGAATAAATTGTTTTCTTTGTGGTAATAGACTAAATAAATTGAAAAACTATTTATTATACAGCTTTTCGATAACATTTGATCACACAATATCCGATAAATTCCTTGATATTATAAATGCTTAATTTTTTTCGTATTCATTTTCAAGCATTTCATTTAATATTACTTCGTCTGTCTTTTTCATTCCGTATTTTGCGATATTGCCCACAGTCCTTATGGTTTCATCTATGTTTTTTTTCACTATGCCGTCGCCTGAATGAAAACTATTCTTGGTCTTTGCTTGATCATAGGCTAAAAATCCATTTCTGATACTTGATGCAATCTTCATTGCACAAGAGGGTTTCGCCCCGTCACAAATTATTCCCGAATTGACTGCCAAAGCATTAGAAAGAGTTTCTTCTATTACCTCCTTTGATTCTCCTTTTAACATTGCAATTCCGCAAACGGAAGCCGAAGCTGCCGATACTACCCCGCAGTAAGCGGAAAGCTTTCCTATTCCTTCCTTCATATACAGACCCAACAAGTTTGCAAATATCAAAGCTCTATAGAGCCTGTCGCCTTCTATACCTCGATTTTTCGCATATACTATGATGGGAACCGCTACGGTGATACCTTGATTTCCCGAACCTGAATTTATTATTACAGGCATTTCACAACCGCTCATTCTCGCATCGGAGCCGGCACTGGCATAAGCTGCCAATTGCTCTCTTTCATTATCGCCGGCTGAATTCATAATAATACTTCCGATATTTGCACCCCAGTCATTTTCAAGACCTTCCAAAGCAATTTCATAATTGTATTTTATTTCAAGGTCCAAAATGTCTTTTATGTCTGAATAATCAGTATTTAAAGCGTAGTCGTATATTTTGTCGAAACTTAAATCAACCTTTGCATCTTCAAGTTTTTCTACAGGTTTTTCAAATACCAATTCACCATTTTTTTCTATGGACACGATATTTGTGTGGTCATGTTCAATTACAACCCTTGCGCTGTTTTCCCCTTTTTTGAGAATTACATCGATATATAGTTCCGCAATCCCCGGAACTAAATTCACCTCGCATATCCCCTCTTTAATCAGCTCATCACATTCCTTGAGCCTTGACTTGTCTATATTTTCTAAAACTTCAAGCTTTCTGCCGGCATTTCCAAGCAAAGCCCCGGCTACAAGGGATATTTCTATTCCCTTTCTTCCTTCGGTTCCCGGCACTTTGACTGAATTGGCATTTTTTATCATATTTCCCGATAAATTTGCAATTATCTTCTCAGGTTCTTCGCCAAGCTCCTCCTTTGCTTTAGCAGCGGCATAGGCCAAGGCAATGGGTTCAGTACAGCCGAATGCCGCTAAAAGCTCTCTTTGAATAAATTCTTTATATTCCATGGCACTCATCTACTCCTTTATGTTTTCAACTAATTTTCTTTCTATATATTATATATGCAATTTATATGCCAACTTTTGATGAGTTTACATCTATTTTACAAGACTATGTCTTTTCTCATTTTTGCAAATTATACAATTTTATTTGCATTTTTGCGAATTGTTTGATAATATTTTTACGGGTGATAATATGCAACAACTTGAAGATATTAAAAATTCCGTTATAGAGGTGGCGGATGCCATCAGTTCCATATTGTCCGTAGATGTTACGGTCATAAATTCGGACTTGGTGAGAATAGCCGCTACAGGTAAATACAAGAGTAAAATCGGAGAAAAACTCCCCCATGGATGTTCCTATGATTTTATTTTAAATACAAAGAAAGCTGAACTCATTGAAGAGAAATC
Proteins encoded in this window:
- a CDS encoding UPF0597 protein (High confidence in function and specificity) — its product is MEYKEFIQRELLAAFGCTEPIALAYAAAKAKEELGEEPEKIIANLSGNMIKNANSVKVPGTEGRKGIEISLVAGALLGNAGRKLEVLENIDKSRLKECDELIKEGICEVNLVPGIAELYIDVILKKGENSARVVIEHDHTNIVSIEKNGELVFEKPVEKLEDAKVDLSFDKIYDYALNTDYSDIKDILDLEIKYNYEIALEGLENDWGANIGSIIMNSAGDNEREQLAAYASAGSDARMSGCEMPVIINSGSGNQGITVAVPIIVYAKNRGIEGDRLYRALIFANLLGLYMKEGIGKLSAYCGVVSAASASVCGIAMLKGESKEVIEETLSNALAVNSGIICDGAKPSCAMKIASSIRNGFLAYDQAKTKNSFHSGDGIVKKNIDETIRTVGNIAKYGMKKTDEVILNEMLENEYEKN
- a CDS encoding hypothetical protein (Uroporphyrinogen decarboxylase (URO-D), the fifth enzyme of the haem biosynthetic pathway, catalyses the sequential decarboxylation of the four acetyl side chains of uroporphyrinogen to yield coproporphyrinogen; High confidence in function and specificity) yields the protein MNKMTKKERVLAAINKEKVDRIPFSIWFHMPEVDQDAVALAEKTIEYARLYDLDFIKMMPYGNYGAHDFGLSCTYYCTETQPVFERKFAIDNVEDWKELEAVPGYFGEHGKQLQFTKELQKQLKGEEIPYVQTIFSPLTTAKKLAGMRIFDDLRSNPEYVHHALEEITKTTIEFVNLNKKYGVAGFFFASQCSTTDYMTEEEYKEFGSKYDLQVLEACNEGTYFNIVHIHGDNTMFKLMADYPVQCVNWHDRWTVPSMKEAREITDKCLLGGINEKWLTTAEAHEVKEHLREVVGEAGPKGMMLTPGCVAHLETPKVNFYAARTAVEGLFEEFDK
- a CDS encoding Hypothetical protein (Family membership) yields the protein MESKENKTENSKKQFNYNFISVILLYVWAIVFIFEAGKIPDMDSKFFPYIVSGIAIVLATILLLSSIFGPRKNETFDFSGTLKSVKFGALLLVYVILISFFGFYVSTPIYLLGSMYALGQRNKKVMLGVAIFTPIAVYLFFEVLLKLNIPSGILI
- a CDS encoding hypothetical protein (High confidence in function and specificity), with translation MDFLGYALQIFTFDNLLWLTIGSVVGSILGALPGMSATTGIAIFLPVTFGLEPVTGLITLAAIYVNASFGGNITAVLINTPGTDDSLFMTIDGYPMTVRGEGLKAIGVTTFSAFIGGITGGLALLFIAPPLAQIAIKFGPVELFLTTMMGIVIIVGLSKENMLKGLASAALGLLCSVVGYDGVTGKSRLNFGIHEIYDELPLLPVVLGLFAVSQVLIMVSEEQESIAIDNSSMKGSPFLSAKDHLHILGTNIRSAIIGTIVGIIPAAGTTVAAGISYNITKKMDPHPETFGKGNERGLACVSAANNAVVGGSLVPLLTLGIPGNGTSALFLGGLLIHGLAPGLQLFTASADVAYGLIFGLLLSNIFILIIGLFGAPLYARVTIIPKSVLIPVVGTFCVLGAFTYRNLIFDIFLILFFGFIGFYMIKANFSMAPFVLAFVLGKTSEINLRRALSLYGADIWTALLKPIPLLLLTINIVFLVSPFWEDIKKIFKKS
- a CDS encoding Hypothetical protein (Family membership) encodes the protein MFNKRNLLVTVLSLILLFTLTACGGKDKAEEPANNATENTAEATNTEETEVAGETTSASGIVRPEGVPEDYPNKEIQYLYGFSPGSVQDAYIRILFDKIKEMEGWKHGMIVNYQEGASGRIQWNALANAKPDGYTIGFTPTAMLIPSVAEANDVDFGFDKYAYIFSLMSDPGAIGVAADSKYNTLEDLVNDAKANPGKISLGVTSVIGSEGLTVKLIEKASGAKFNTTAFNGGADVMAGVIGGHVDAFCLNITDTTTFVDNGQIKVLATGNNERSEFMPDVPTYKESGYDVIQLNTRAVSGPKDMPEPIRQYLENCLVAAANDPEVKKQAEEMQAPTDSLTGEEVKASFGEFYDMLTKLWADEPWQ